In one window of Oscillospiraceae bacterium DNA:
- a CDS encoding transposase — MGRKRKFTSEYKVKVVLEVLREARTLGEIAAEHEINPNQLATWKREFLAKAPGVFEGPSAEKARQKAEQAAMAEKDRLLKTVGQLTMERDFLLAVRAKTEANRRFL, encoded by the coding sequence ATGGGACGGAAGCGGAAGTTCACAAGCGAATACAAAGTAAAGGTAGTGCTTGAGGTGCTGCGGGAGGCACGGACACTGGGAGAGATCGCAGCAGAGCATGAAATCAACCCGAACCAACTGGCGACATGGAAGAGGGAGTTTTTGGCAAAGGCGCCGGGTGTGTTTGAGGGACCGAGTGCCGAGAAAGCTCGGCAGAAGGCCGAACAGGCGGCAATGGCGGAGAAGGACAGGTTGCTCAAGACAGTAGGCCAGTTGACAATGGAACGCGACTTTTTGCTGGCAGTACGAGCCAAAACCGAAGCGAACAGGAGGTTCCTTTGA